In Xiphophorus maculatus strain JP 163 A chromosome 2, X_maculatus-5.0-male, whole genome shotgun sequence, one genomic interval encodes:
- the LOC102228025 gene encoding FERM domain-containing protein 5-like, with translation MLSRFMSGSLRNLEREYSCTVRLLDDTEYTCTIQRDAKGQYLFDLLCHHLNLLEKDYFGIRYVDPDKQRHWLEFTKSISKQMKSQPPFTMCLRVKFYPPDPVALKEEITRYLVFLQLKRDLYHGRLLCKTSDAAMLAAHILQAEIGDYDPGKHPEGYSSKFQFFPKHSEKLERRIAEIHKTELIGQTPETSERNFLLKAQMLETYGVDPHPCKDVSGNPAFLAFTPFGFVVLQGNKRVHFLKWNEVSKLKFEAKTFHIYANQKEDRKIILTYFAPTPEACKHLWKCGVENQAFYKLEKSSQVRTVSSSNLFFKGSRFRYSGRVAKEVMEQSARIKREPPEIHRSGLVPSRSCPSITHGPRLSSVPRTRRRAVHISIMEGLESLRDSAHSTPVRSVSHGESFLPRSRSHATDASEGMAVISDEAYSPSDSVLPTPVAEHSTDMAVSRQINGAPCSIEEEKESEAGTPMRGEEGDFGVDGRAAHEGAGEDSALSEVEQVNKFVLSVLRLLLVTIGLLFVLLLLLIILTESDLDIAFLSDIRQTPEFEQFHYEYFCPLRRWFACKLRWVGGLLINN, from the exons CGGGATGCAAAAGGACAGTATCTGTTTGACCTCCTCTGCCACCATCTAAACCTACTGGAGAAAGACTATTTTGGCATCAGATATGTGGATCCAGACAAGCAGCGG CACTGGTTGGAGTTCACCAAATCAATTTCAAAGCAAATGAAAT CTCAGCCTCCGTTCACCATGTGTCTGAGAGTAAAGTTCTACCCTCCTGATCCTGTTGCTCTCAAGGAGGAAATCACTCG ATATTTGGTCTTCCTGCAGCTAAAGAGAGACCTCTATCACGGTCGTCTCCTGTGCAAAACCTCAGACGCTGCCATGCTGGCTGCCCACATCCTTCAAG CTGAGATTGGTGATTACGACCCTGGGAAGCATCCTGAAGGTTACAGCTCCAAATTCCAGTTCTTTCCCAAGCACTCGGAGAAACTGGAGCGCCGGATCgcagaaatacacaaaactgAGCTGAT CGGACAGACCCCTGAAACATCAGAGCGAAATTTCCTGCTGAAAGCCCAGATGCTGGAGACATATGGTGTTGATCCGCATCCATGTAAG gatgTGTCGGGGAACCCCGCTTTTCTCGCCTTCACGCCATTTGGCTTTGTGGTTCTTCAGGGAAACAAGAGAGTTCACTTTCTTAAATG GAACGAGGTGTCCAAGCTCAAATTTGAGGCCAAGACTTTCCACATATATGCAAATCAGAAGGAG GACAGAAAGATCATTTTAACATACTTTGCGCCCACGCCAGAGGCATGCAAGCACCTTTGGAAGTGTGGTGTGGAGAATCAGGCGTTTTACAA ACTTGAGAAGTCCAGTCAGGTTCGCACCGTCTCCAGCAGCAACCTGTTCTTCAAGGGCAGCCGTTTCCGCTACAG TGGAAGAGTAGCGAAAGAGGTAATGGAGCAAAGTGCCAGAATCAAACGTGAACCTCCAGAAATACACAG gtCTGGCCTTGTGCCCAGTAGGAGTTGTCCATCCATCACCCATGGGCCTCGCCTCAGCAGTGTTCCCCGTACACGTCGGAGAGCTGTGCACATATCTATCATGGAGG GTCTGGAGTCTTTGCGTGACAGTGCCCACTCTACACCGGTGCGTTCGGTGTCCCATGGAGAGTCTTTCCTACCCCGGTCCCGCAGCCACGCTACAGATGCCAGTGAGGGGATGGCAGTCATCTCGGACGAGGCCTACAGTCCCTCAGATAGCGTCCTTCCCACCCCGGTGGCTGAACACAGCACAGACATGGCCGTCTCACGCCAAATAAATGGTGCACCCTGCAGCATCGAGGAGGAAAAGGAGTCAGAGGCGGGCACCCCGATGCGCGGGGAAGAGGGTGATTTCGGGGTGGATGGTAGAGCTGCACATGAAGGAGCAGGGGAGGACTCAGCCCTGAGCGAGGTGGAACAGGTGAATAAGTTTGTCTTAAGCGTCCTCCGTTTGCTCCTCGTCACCATTGGACTCCTTTTTGTCTTGCTCCTCCTCCTTATCATCCTCACCGAGTCAGACCTTGACATCGCATTTTTAAGCGACATCCGTCAAACCCCCGAGTTTGAACAGTTCcattatgaatacttttgtccCCTCAGGCGGTGGTTCGCCTGCAAGCTCCGCTGGGTGGGCGGGTTGCTCATTAACAACTGA